A genomic segment from Glycine soja cultivar W05 chromosome 18, ASM419377v2, whole genome shotgun sequence encodes:
- the LOC114397578 gene encoding UDP-glycosyltransferase 83A1-like — MGIPHFLVIPYPVLGHVNPLMQLSEALTKHGCKITFLNTEFSHKRANNAGAELDNLKESGIKFVTLPDGLEPEDDRSDHEKVFLSIQSNMPSLLPKLIEDINALDAENSITCIVATMNMCWALEVGHKLGIEGAFLWTASATSLAACYCIPRLIDDGIIDSEGVATKKQEFQLSLNMPMMDPADLPWGGLGKVFFPQIVKEMKILELGEWWLCNTTCDLEPGALAISPRFLPIGPLMESDTNKNSFWEEDITCLDWLDQQPPQSVVYVSFGSLAIVEPNQFKELALGLDLLNMPFLWVVRSDNNNKVNSAYPDEFHGSKGKIVNWVPQRKILNHPAIACFISHCGWNSTIEGVCSGIPFLCWPFFSDQFVNRSYICDVWKVGLKLDKDGNGLILKGEIRKKVDQLLGNEDIKARSLKLKELTVNNSVNGDQSSKNLEKFINWAK, encoded by the exons ATGGGTATCCCTCACTTTCTCGTTATACCATATCCAGTTCTGGGTCATGTGAATCCCCTTATGCAATTGTCTGAGGCTCTAACCAAGCATGGCTGCAAAATCACATTTCTGAACACAGAGTTCAGCCACAAAAGAGCAAACAACGCTGGTGCTGAACTAGACAACCTTAAGGAATCAGGAATCAAGTTTGTGACACTCCCAGATGGCTTGGAACCTGAAGATGATAGAAGTGACCATGAGAAAGTTTTTTTGTCTATCCAAAGCAACATGCCTTCTTTGCTTCCAAAGCTCATAGAAGATATCAATGCTTTGGATGCTGAGAATAGCATAACTTGCATAGTTGCTACTATGAATATGTGTTGGGCCTTGGAAGTTGGACACAAACTTGGAATTGAAGGAGCTTTTCTTTGGACTGCATCTGCAACTTCCTTGGCTGCATGCTATTGCATTCCAAGGCTGATTGATGATGGAATTATAGACTCAGAAG GAGTAGCAACCAAGAAACAAGAATTCCAGCTTTCCCTAAATATGCCTATGATGGACCCTGCAGACCTTCCATGGGGTGGCCTAGGTAAGGTTTTCTTCCCTCAAATAGTTAAAGAGATGAAAATCTTGGAGTTAGGAGAATGGTGGCTTTGCAACACCACTTGTGATCTTGAGCCTGGAGCACTTGCCATATCTCCAAGGTTCCTCCCAATTGGCCCATTGATGGAAAGTGACACCAACAAAAATTCATTCTGGGAAGAGGACATAACTTGCCTAGATTGGTTGGATCAGCAGCCACCTCAATCTGTTGTGTATGTTTCTTTTGGTAGTTTAGCAATAGTTGAACCTAACCAATTCAAAGAACTAGCTCTAGGACTTGATCTCCTTAACATGCCTTTTCTTTGGGTTGTACGTTCCGACAATAATAACAAGGTAAATAGTGCATACCCTGATGAATTCCATGGAAGTAAAGGTAAAATTGTCAATTGGGTGCCTCAGAGGAAGATATTGAACCACCCTGCCATAGCTTGCTTCATTAGTCACTGTGGTTGGAATTCAACTATAGAAGGTGTATGCAGTGGCATACCTTTCTTGTGTTGGCCATTTTTCTCTGACCAATTTGTTAATAGGTCGTATATTTGTGACGTGTGGAAGGTTGGATTGAAATTAGACAAGGATGGAAATGGATTAATACTGAAGGGAGAGATAAGGAAGAAGGTGGATCAATTGCTTGGGAATGAAGACATCAAAGCTAGATCGTTGAAACTGAAGGAATTGACTGTGAATAACTCAGTTAATGGTGATCAATCTTCAAAGAATCTAGAAAAGTTTATTAACTGGGCAAAGTAG
- the LOC114395892 gene encoding UDP-glycosyltransferase 83A1-like, giving the protein MTIPHFLLIPYPVLGHVNPLIHLSQILVKHGCNITFLNTEFSHKRLNNNTGSGSGLDNLKTSGIKFVTLPDGLSPEDDRSDQKKVVLSIKTNMPSMLPKLIHDINALDVNNKITCLVVTLSMTWALKVGHNLGIKGALLWPASATSLAMCDFIPKLIHDGVIDSYGVPIRRQEIQLSPNMPMMDTENFPWRGHDKLHFDHLVQEMQTMRLGEWWLCNSTCNLEPAAFFISPRLLPIGPLMGSESNKSSFWEEDTTCLEWLDQQLPQSVVYVSFGSMAVMDPNQFNELALGLDLLDKPFIWVVRPSNDNNVSINEYPHEFHGSRGKIVGWAPQKKILNHPALACFMSHCGWNSTVEGVSGGIPFLCWPFAKDQHVNKSYVCDVWKIGLGLDKDENGIISKGEIRKKVEKLLLDEDIKARSLKLKESTMNNIGKFGQSTKNLEKFINWAK; this is encoded by the exons ATGACCATCCCTCACTTTCTTCTTATACCATATCCAGTTCTTGGCCATGTGAATCCCCTTATCCACTTGTCTCAGATTCTAGTCAAACATGGTTGCAATATCACTTTTCTGAACACAGAGTTCAGCCACAAAAGGTTGAACAACAACACTGGTTCTGGTTCTGGCCTAGACAACCTCAAGACATCAGGGATAAAGTTTGTGACACTCCCTGATGGCTTAAGCCCTGAAGATGATAGAAGTGACCAGAAGAAAGTTGTTCTCTCAATCAAAACCAACATGCCTTCTATGCTTCCCAAGCTCATACATGATATCAATGCTTTAGATGTCAACAATAAGATCACTTGTTTGGTTGTCACATTGAGCATGACTTGGGCTTTGAAAGTTGGCCACAATTTGGGAATCAAAGGGGCTCTTCTATGGCCGGCATCAGCAACTTCATTGGCCATGTGTGATTTCATCCCAAAGCTAATTCATGATGGGGTTATAGATTCATatg GGGTTCCCATCAGAAGACAAGAGATCCAACTCTCCCCAAATATGCCTATGATGGACACAGAGAACTTTCCATGGCGTGGCCATGATAAGTTGCACTTTGACCATCTTGTGCAAGAGATGCAAACTATGAGGCTAGGAGAATGGTGGCTTTGCAACTCTACTTGTAACCTTGAGCCTGCAGCGTTTTTCATATCACCAAGGCTCCTACCAATTGGTCCACTGATGGGGAGTGAGAGCAACAAAAGTTCATTCTGGGAAGAAGACACAACTTGTCTGGAGTGGTTAGATCAGCAACTACCTCAATCTGTTGTGTATGTTTCTTTTGGAAGTATGGCAGTGATGGACCCCAACCAATTTAATGAATTGgctcttggacttgatcttctTGACAAGCCTTTTATTTGGGTTGTACGTCCAAGTAATGACAACAATGTAAGTATTAATGAATACCCACATGAATTCCATGGAAGTAGAGGCAAAATTGTGGGTTGGGCGCCACAAAAGAAGATATTGAACCACCCTGCATTGGCTTGCTTCATGAGCCACTGTGGTTGGAATTCTACTGTGGAAGGTGTGTCTGGTGGCATACCTTTCTTGTGCTGGCCATTTGCCAAGGATCAACATGTTAACAAGTCATATGTTTGTGATGTGTGGAAGATTGGACTTGGATTAGACAAGGATGAAAATGGGATCATTTCTAAGGGAGAGATAAGGAAGAAGGTGGAGAAACTGCTTCTTGATGAAGACATAAAAGCAAGATCATTGAAATTGAAGGAATCGACTATGAACAACATAGGCAAATTTGGTCAGTCTACAAAAAATCTAGAGAAGTTTATCAACTGGGCAAAGTAA
- the LOC114395591 gene encoding UDP-glycosyltransferase 83A1-like, with protein MSYPHFLVMPYPILGHMNPLLQFSQVLANHGCKITFLITEFNQKRMKSEIDHLGAQIKFVTLPDGLDPEDDRSDQPKVILSLRNTMPTKLHRLIQDINNNNNALDGDNNKITCLVVSKNIGWALEVSHKLGIKGALLWPASATSLASFESIPRLIDEGIIDSETGLPTRKQEIQLLPNSPMMDTANLPWCSLGKNFFLHMVEDTQSLKLGEWWLCNTTCDLEPGALAMWPRFLSIGPLMQSDTNKSSFWREDTTCLHWLDQHPPQSVVYVSFGSLAIVEPNQFNELAIGLDLLNKPFLWVVRPSNENNKVNNTYPNEFHGSKGKIIGWAPQKKILNHPAIACFITHCGWNSIIEGVCGGIPFLCWPFFSDQFINKSYICDVWKVGLGLDQDENGLIMKGEIRKKVEQLLGNEDIKARSVKLKELTVNNFDEGGQSSQNIEKFINWAKD; from the exons ATGAGTTACCCACACTTTCTTGTTATGCCTTATCCAATTCTAGGACACATGAATCCACTTCTGCAGTTCTCTCAGGTTTTGGCCAACCATGGCTGCAAAATAACCTTTTTGATCACTGAGTTCAACCAAAAGAGAATGAAGAGTGAAATTGACCACTTGGGAGCACAGATAAAGTTTGTGACACTCCCAGATGGTTTGGATCCAGAAGATGACAGAAGTGACCAACCGAAGGTGATTTTGTCACTCAGAAACACCATGCCTACTAAGCTTCACAGGCTCATACAAgacatcaataataataataatgctttggatggtgacaacaacaagaTCACTTGTCTGGTTGTTTCTAAGAACATAGGATGGGCCTTGGAAGTTTCACACAAATTGGGAATCAAAGGGGCTCTTCTGTGGCCTGCTTCCGCTACTTCGCTGGCCTCTTTTGAGTCCATACCAAGGCTCATTGATGAAGGAATTATAGACTCTGAAACTG GACTTCCGACCAGAAAACAGGAGATTCAGCTTTTACCAAATTCGCCTATGATGGACACGGCAAATCTACCATGGTGTAGCCTTGGTAAGAACTTTTTCCTTCACATGGTAGAAGATACTCAAAGTTTGAAGTTAGGAGAATGGTGGCTTTGCAACACCACTTGTGATCTTGAGCCAGGAGCACTTGCCATGTGGCCAAGGTTCCTTTCAATTGGCCCATTGATGCAAAGTGACACCAACAAAAGCTCATTCTGGAGAGAAGACACAACTTGCCTACATTGGTTGGATCAACATCCACCCCAATCTGTTGTGTATGTTTCTTTTGGAAGTTTGGCAATAGTGGAACCAAACCAATTCAATGAATTAGCTATTGGGCTTGATCTCCTTAACAAGCCTTTTCTTTGGGTTGTACGTCCAAGTAATGAGAATAACAAGGTAAACAATACATACCCAAATGAATTCCATGGATCTAAAGGTAAAATTATTGGATGGGCTCCACAAAAGAAGATATTGAACCACCCTGCCATAGCTTGCTTCATTACCCATTGTGGTTGGAATTCTATCATAGAAGGTGTATGTGGTGGCATACCTTTCTTGTGTTGGCCATTTTTCAGTGACCAATTTATTAATAAGTCATATATTTGTGATGTGTGGAAGGTTGGACTGGGATTAGACCAGGATGAGAATGGATTAATAATGAAGGGAGAGATAAGGAAGAAGGTGGAGCAACTGCTTGGGAACGAAGATATAAAAGCAAGATCAGTGAAGCTGAAGGAATTGACCGTGAATAACTTTGACGAAGGTGGTCAATCTTCACAGAATATCGAAAAGTTTATCAATTGGGCCAAGGATTAA